CGTATAAAAGCTGCGGTGCACGTTGGGCATCACGACGGCGAGGCCGAGCGGTGCCACGTAGCGCTCGATGCTCGTGCGCCGGCACCAGATCGTATGATCGTCCGAGAGGCCGTGCAGCAGGTAGAGCGTGGGGTGGGGGCCGTCGCTTGCGCGCCCTTGGAGGCCGATCTGGCGGTGGGTGCGCTCGGGCAAAATGACATTGAGCGTGCTCGCCATCTCGAGCACTTCGGAGAAAAAGTTGACCTGCAAAAACGCCATCGTTCCGAACAAGGGGTTACTGGGGACAAGACCTCCTGAGCCAATCCGATCGGCAGCCAGTGGCCAAGCTCCTTTGGGACGGACGGTAAGACGAATCGACCGATTTGAAAAGGCCTGCGCGGCAGTTTCCGCCGTCTCGGGCGCCCTGTTTGGGCACAAAAAAACCTGTCCACCGAAGTGAACAGGCCGGAAAGTGGGTCGGGGACAGACCTATTCCTCGGGCAGCGTCTTGCGCAGGCCCTGGACGCGGTCGCCTTCCTTCCACTGGCCACGCTTCTTGAGCAGGGCAATGCGTTGGAAACGCTTCAGAACGTTGCGCGCCTTCTTTTTGCCGCTGCCGCCGGCCTTGAAACTGGGATGTTGGGACATGGTCTGTATTCCGTTGAAAATGGATGGTCGAAACCAGGAAAAGCGGCAAAGAAAGCACTTCGCGGGAGGGAGATCAAGCGTTTTCTTGCTCGGAGAGGCAAGAACGGCGTACCCAGCGTGCATAT
The Verrucomicrobiota bacterium JB022 DNA segment above includes these coding regions:
- a CDS encoding small basic protein, coding for MSQHPSFKAGGSGKKKARNVLKRFQRIALLKKRGQWKEGDRVQGLRKTLPEE